Part of the Thermus sp. LT1-2-5 genome, AACGCGGTAGATCCACACCATGGTGCTTTCCGCTGGGCCTCCGCGGGTTAGGAGGTGGATCTGGCCGAAGGCGGTGAGGCTCTTGAGGACCACCAGGAGCCCCACCAGGAAGAGGGTGGGGGAGAGGAGGGGCAGGGTGATGCGGAAGAAGCGGGTCCAGGGCCCCGCCCCGTCCACGGTGGCCGCCTCGAGGACCTCCTCCGGGATGTTCTGGAGGCCGGCGGTGAGGAGGATAGCGGTGAAGCCCACCCCCGCCCAGGCGGTGATAACCGCCAGGGTGGGCAGGGCCAGCTCGGGGGAGGTGAGCCAGGCCTGCGGGGCGAGGCCCAAGTCGGCCAGGAAGCGGTTCGCCCATCCCCCCACGGGGTGGAGGAACCAGCCCCAGGCCACCGCGGCCACGGCGGTGGGCACGGCGGTGGTGAGGAAAAAGAGGGTGCGGAAGAGGGCCACCCCAGGGTAGGGGCGGTAGACGAGGAGGGCGGCCAGGAGGCCCAGGAGGAGTTCCAGGGGCGCGGTGATCAGGGCGAAGAGAAGGGTGGTCTTCACGCTACGCCAGAACTCGGGCCGGGTGAGGACCTCGAGGTAGTTCCCGAGGCCCACCCATTCCCGCCCCCTGCCGAAGAGGTTTTCCTGGTGCAGGGAAAGCCAGAGGGCGTCCAGGACGGGAAGGATGAGGAAGAGGAGGAAAAGGCCGTAGGCGGGAAGGAGGAAGGGAAAGGGGTCTAGGGCGCTTCGCCCCGCCCTACGGCTTTGCCTGAGGAGGACTCGCTCCACAGGCCGGAGGCTACCGCCCCCGCGTCAGGGTAAGGTCAAGGCCCCGCCGCAGGAGGTCCAGGGAGGGTTGGGGGTCCCCCCGCACCTCCAGGACCAGGGGCCGCCCTAGATACGGGGGAAGCCAACGGCCGTGCTCCAGGACCCCCGTTCCCAGGTTCCAATGGCGGTCGTAGACCCCGTCCGTGTCGTTCAGGTGAAGGTGCTCCGGGTTCAGGGCGAGCCAGGGCTCGGGCTCGGGCACCCGACTGAAAACCCGGGCGTGGGCGGCGTCGAAGCAGAAGCCCATGGTCTCCGGGTAGGCCTCTAGGAGGGGCCGAAGGGCCTCGGGCCCCGGCTCGTGGGTGTTCTCCAGGAGGAGGCGGACCCCGACCGCCTGCGCCCGGCGCACCACGGGCCCGAGGCGTTCCCGAAGGGCCTCCCCCCGGGCCCTGGCCTCCTCCGGGGTGCGGCCGTGGGGGATGCCGGAGTGGAAGACGGCCCGGTCTGCCCCCAGCTCCGCCGCCCGCTCTAGGCCGAAGAGGAGGCGCCGTAGGCTAAGTCCCCGCACCTCGGGGTCGGGGGAGAGGAGGTCCAGGTTCCAGAAGGGCAGGTGCACGGAAGGGCTAGGGCCCTCCGCCAAGGCCCGG contains:
- a CDS encoding sugar ABC transporter permease, producing the protein MERVLLRQSRRAGRSALDPFPFLLPAYGLFLLFLILPVLDALWLSLHQENLFGRGREWVGLGNYLEVLTRPEFWRSVKTTLLFALITAPLELLLGLLAALLVYRPYPGVALFRTLFFLTTAVPTAVAAVAWGWFLHPVGGWANRFLADLGLAPQAWLTSPELALPTLAVITAWAGVGFTAILLTAGLQNIPEEVLEAATVDGAGPWTRFFRITLPLLSPTLFLVGLLVVLKSLTAFGQIHLLTRGGPAESTMVWIYRVYQDAFFNFQVPLAAAEAFLLFLVLLGLAALQFWLLGRRVHYA
- a CDS encoding sugar phosphate isomerase/epimerase family protein → MDLRVSLPVGEVEGRLEALRAWGVGLEVYLDPEHLEDDDLFQALGRALAEGPSPSVHLPFWNLDLLSPDPEVRGLSLRRLLFGLERAAELGADRAVFHSGIPHGRTPEEARARGEALRERLGPVVRRAQAVGVRLLLENTHEPGPEALRPLLEAYPETMGFCFDAAHARVFSRVPEPEPWLALNPEHLHLNDTDGVYDRHWNLGTGVLEHGRWLPPYLGRPLVLEVRGDPQPSLDLLRRGLDLTLTRGR